The Nitriliruptor alkaliphilus DSM 45188 genome includes a region encoding these proteins:
- a CDS encoding ABC transporter permease, with amino-acid sequence MLASIASTVTLLLLASVLIFVLVRSSPGDPIDIQFGESGASAYLTPEQEEELREDLRRQLGLDGSLGEQYGRWLALVVRGDLGTSFRSGRPVVDELGERLPATLMLGGAGFVVALVLGTALAVTASRRADGVVDHGLRVFTLTSISLPTFLSGSLALAVAANQLGYEVAGPARLGKVWLPALVLGLSGAPTFSRVLRASLLAERSQLYAHAARIRGASESHVIARHTLRPALSPVLTLAGLALASLLGGAVITEAIFSWPGVAAYAVGAIRAQDYPVVQGYILLMTLVVVLVNRAIDLTQRVVDPRTRVVGVAG; translated from the coding sequence GTGCTGGCGAGCATCGCCAGCACCGTCACGCTGTTGCTGCTGGCGTCGGTCCTGATCTTCGTGCTCGTCCGGTCCTCACCGGGCGACCCGATCGACATCCAGTTCGGCGAGTCCGGGGCGTCGGCCTACCTGACCCCGGAGCAGGAGGAGGAGCTGCGCGAGGACCTACGGCGACAGCTCGGCCTCGACGGGTCCCTGGGGGAGCAGTACGGGCGCTGGCTGGCGCTCGTGGTGCGCGGCGACCTCGGGACCTCGTTCCGCAGCGGCCGTCCGGTGGTCGACGAGCTCGGTGAGCGCCTGCCCGCCACCCTCATGCTGGGTGGTGCGGGCTTCGTCGTCGCGCTGGTCCTCGGCACGGCGTTGGCGGTCACCGCCTCGCGCCGTGCCGATGGCGTGGTCGATCACGGGCTGCGGGTGTTCACCTTGACCAGCATCTCGCTGCCGACCTTCCTGTCGGGCAGCCTCGCGCTGGCCGTGGCGGCCAACCAGCTCGGCTACGAGGTGGCCGGCCCGGCCCGTCTCGGCAAGGTCTGGCTCCCCGCCCTGGTGCTGGGTCTGTCCGGGGCCCCGACCTTCTCGCGCGTGCTGCGGGCATCGCTGCTCGCGGAGCGGTCGCAGCTGTACGCCCACGCCGCGCGGATCCGCGGCGCGTCCGAGTCGCACGTCATCGCGCGCCACACGCTGCGCCCCGCGCTCAGCCCGGTGCTGACCCTGGCCGGGCTGGCGCTCGCGAGCCTGCTCGGCGGGGCGGTGATCACCGAGGCGATCTTCTCCTGGCCGGGCGTCGCCGCGTACGCCGTCGGTGCCATCCGGGCGCAGGACTACCCGGTGGTGCAGGGCTACATCCTGCTGATGACGCTGGTCGTGGTGC